A genomic region of Pogona vitticeps strain Pit_001003342236 chromosome 15, PviZW2.1, whole genome shotgun sequence contains the following coding sequences:
- the SART1 gene encoding U4/U6.U5 tri-snRNP-associated protein 1, whose translation MGSSKRHRERGEASEDPAGAPPPASSSSASSGPAAAASAASSSRHREHKKHKHRSSGSERRSKRSRSRSRGERSSRRSGAGAGAGAGGEEASSSSSSAALPSSSSSRGSRAAAAAAAAASGTQESETGRRTKREKRDDGYEAAQSSGVTSKSSSGDASLSIEETNKLRAKLGLKPLEINTVKKETGSKEDPVAADVINPIVLKQREEIREKLAAAKEKRLLNQKLGKIKTLGEDDPWLDDTAAWIERSRKLQQEKDMAEKRAKLLEEMDQEFGVSSLVEEEFGQQKKQVGYSARDLKGLTVEHTIDSFQEGQTVILTLKDKGVLEEEGGDVLVNVNIVDQEKAKKNVELRKKKPDYKPYEEEESVDDMVMFKHKTILSKYDEEIEGEKKKSFKLDSVGMADGSWERELQQIRETLHHRAQTLELPELHPASEYFTPEEMDVTFKKTKRRVKKIRKKEKPVKADDLLPLADESSEKDFGSRARGRGRRRVIKEEEEEENEDGYGEPRRNGAAEQVPPSDDLRVERMDISSGEDEDALQGPDSPAALEEDEAEEELQKQLEKGRKLRQIQQLKDSGEKVIEIVKKLKTSRSQEDDDELERKGAIVFNATSEFCRTLGEIPTYGLAGNREDQEELMDFERDDERSAEGGSDSEGEENIGWSTVNLDEEKQQQDFSTSSTTILDEEPIVNRGLAAALMLCQNKGLLETTVQKVARVKAPKTLPSAVYCIEDKMAIDDKYSRREEYRGFTQDFKEKDGYKPDVKIEYVDETGRKLTPKEAFRQLSHRFHGKGSGKMKTERRMKKLDEEALLKKMSSSDTPLGTVALLQEKQKAQKTPYIVLSGSGKSMNANTITK comes from the exons ATGGGTTCCTCCAAGCGGCACCGGGAGCGGGGCGAGGCCTCCGAGGACCCCGCTGGGGCGCCTCCgccggcttcctcctcctccgcttccTCCGGGCCAGCGGCCGCCGCCTCAGCCGCCTCCTCGTCCCGCCACCGGGAGCACAAGAAGCACAAGCACCGGAGCAGCGGGAGCGAGCGGCGGAGCAAGCGGAGCCGCAGCCGCAGCCGGGGCGAGCGGAGCAGCCGGCGGAGCGGGGCCGGGGCCGGGGCCGGGGCCGGGGGAGaggaggcctcctcctcctcctcctccgcggcCTTgccgtcctcctcttcctcccgaggaagccgcgccgccgccgccgccgccgccgccgcttcggGGACCCAGGAGTCCGAGACGGGCCGGCGGACGAAGCGGGAGAAGCGCGACGACGGATACGAGGCCGCCCAGAGCTCAG GCGTCACCTCAAAGTCCAGCTCGGGAGATGCTTCCCTCAGCATCGAGGAGACGAA CAAACTTCGTGCGAAACTTGGATTGAAGCCCCTGGAGATCAATACGGTCAAAAAGG AGACGGGCAGCAAAGAGGACCCCGTGGCGGCCGACGTCATCAACCCCATCGTGCTGAAGCAGCGAGAGGAAATCCGGGAGAAGCTAGCGGCTGCCAAGGAGAAGAGGCTCCTTAACCAGAAACTAGG GAAGATCAAGACGCTCGGGGAAGATGACCCCTGGCTGGACGACACGGCGGCCTGGATCGAGAGGAGCCGGAAGCTGCAGCAGGAGAAGGACATGGCAGAGAAACGG gCCAAGCTTTTGGAAGAGATGGATCAGGAGTTTGGGGTCAGCAGCCTGGTGGAGGAAGAATTTGGGCAGCAGAAGAAGCag GTCGGCTACAGCGCCCGCGATCTGAAGGGCCTGACGGTGGAGCACACCATCGATTCCTTCCAGGAAGGCCAGACGGTCATCCTGACCCTCAAAGAcaaag GTGTCTTGGAGGAAGAGGGCGGGGACGTCCTGGTGAACGTCAACATCGTGGACCAGGAGAAAGCCAAGAAGAACGTGGAGCTGCGGAAGAAGAAGCCGGATTACAAGCCCTACGAGGAAGAGGAGAGCGTGGACGACATGGTGATG TTCAAGCACAAGACCATCTTGTCCAAGTATGATGAGGAGATCGAAGGGGAGAAGAAGAAGTCCTTCAAGCTGGACTCGGTCGGGATGGCCGACGGCTCCTGGGAGCGGGAGCTGCAGCAGATCCGGGAGACCCTTCACCACCGGGCCCAGACCCTGGAGCTGCCCGAGCTGCACCCGGCCTCCGAGTACTTCACCCCAGAGGAGATg GACGTGACGTTTAAGAAGACGAAGCGGCGGGTGAAGAAGATCCGCAAGAAGGAGAAGCCGGTGAAGGCAGACGACCTCCTGCCGCTGGCGGATGAAAGCAGCGAGAAGGACTTCGGGTCCAG GGCTCGCGGCCGAGGCAGGCGGAGGGTcatcaaggaggaggaagaggaagagaacgAAGATGGCTACGGGGAGCCCAGGAGGAACGGAGCAGCCGAGCAGGTGCCCCCATCCGATGACCTCCGAGTGGAGAGGATGGACATCAGCAGCGGGGAAGACG AGGATGCTCTCCAGGGCCCCGACTCTCCCGCAGCCCTGGAGGAAGACGAGGCCGAAGAGGAGCTGCAGAAACAGCTGGAAAAGGGGCGGAAGCTGAGACAGATCCAGCAGCTGAAGGACAGCGGGGAGAag GTGATAGAGATTGTAAAGAAACTGAAGACCAGCCGGAGCCAGGAGGACGACGACGAGCTAGAGAGGAAGGGGGCCATCGTCTTCAACGCCACCTCCGAGTTTTGCCGCACCCTGGGCGAGATCCCCACCTACGGGCTGGCCGGCAACCGCGAGGACCAGGAGGAGCTCATG GACTTTGAGCGCGACGACGAGAGATCCGCCGAGGGGGGCTCCGACTCGGAGGGCGAGGAGAACATCGGGTGGAGCACGGTCAACCTGGacgaggagaagcagcagcaggac ttctccacctcctccaccaccatcctgGACGAGGAGCCCATCGTCAACCGGGGCCTGGCCGCCGCCCTGATGCTGTGCCAGAACAAAG GCTTGCTGGAGACCACGGTCCAGAAGGTGGCCCGAGTGAAGGCACCCAAAACCCTCCCCTCCGCCGTCTACTGCATCGAGGACAAGAT GGCCATCGATGACAAATACAGCCGTCGGGAAGAGTACCGAGGCTTCACCCAAGACTTCAAGGAGAAGGACGGCTACAAGCCGGACGTCAAGATAGAATACGTGGACGAGACGGGGCGCAAACTCACGCCCAAGGAG GCTTTCCGGCAGCTGTCCCACCGCTTCCACGGCAAAGGGTCCGGCAAGATGAAGACGGAGCGGCGCATGAAGAAGCTGGACGAGGAGGCG CTCCTGAAGAAGATGAGTTCCAGCGACACCCCGTTGGGGACGGTGGCTTTGCTACAGGAGAAGCAGAAGGCCCAGAAGACCCCCTACATCGTGCTCAGCGGAAGCGGGAAGAGCATGAACGC AAACACCATCACCAAGtga